One segment of Rhodanobacter thiooxydans DNA contains the following:
- the mutL gene encoding DNA mismatch repair endonuclease MutL, whose translation MTVIRLLPPELINQIAAGEVIERPSSVVKELVENSLDAGATRIEVEIEAGGARLIRVRDDGGGIHVDELPLAVASHATSKIGSFDDLEHVASMGFRGEALASVSSVARFALTSRARDQDAAFRIEVDGGKLQAARPAQHPPGTSVEVRDLFYNVPARKKFMRAERTEFAHIDDLLKSLALARGSVEFRLSHNGKPVRIWKAARDEQAQLQRVAEVLGDEFPAQSLRIDHAAAGLHLSGWVGLPTASRAQADAQYFYVNGRLVRDRIVAHAVRQAYADVLFHGRHAAFVLYLELDPAGVDVNVHPAKHEVRFREQRLVHDFLFRTLHEALAQTRAGLGTLPATEPAPMTSYTYASSAPSGGAAWPSPSSQSRLSLGTREAPLADYAALLGAAPSIASAPAPLPETAEGEAPPLGFAIAQLKSIFVLAENAYGLVLVDMHAAHERITYEKLKSGRVTSNLRSQVLLVPLSIAVSAKEAAAAEEHAEALAEWGLELSRSGPATIVVRRIPALLEGADVGQLSRDVLSELAQHGSSRRLQELENELLSTMACHGSVRAGRRLTIPEMNALLREMEATERSGQCNHGRPTWVQLSVAELDKLFMRGR comes from the coding sequence ATGACCGTCATCCGCCTGCTTCCCCCCGAACTCATCAACCAGATCGCCGCCGGCGAAGTCATCGAACGGCCGTCCTCGGTGGTCAAGGAGCTGGTCGAGAACAGCCTCGACGCCGGCGCCACGCGCATCGAGGTGGAGATCGAGGCTGGCGGCGCGCGCCTGATCCGCGTGCGCGATGACGGCGGTGGCATCCATGTCGACGAGCTGCCGCTGGCGGTGGCCTCGCACGCCACCAGCAAGATCGGCAGCTTCGACGATCTGGAGCACGTCGCCAGCATGGGTTTCCGCGGCGAGGCGCTGGCCTCGGTGTCGTCGGTGGCGCGCTTCGCTCTGACCTCGCGTGCGCGCGACCAGGACGCCGCGTTCCGCATCGAGGTCGACGGCGGCAAGCTGCAGGCGGCGCGTCCGGCGCAGCACCCGCCGGGCACCAGCGTCGAGGTGCGCGACCTGTTCTACAACGTGCCGGCGCGCAAGAAGTTCATGCGCGCCGAACGCACCGAATTCGCGCACATCGACGACCTGCTGAAATCGCTGGCGCTGGCGCGCGGTTCGGTGGAATTCCGGCTCAGCCACAATGGCAAGCCGGTGCGCATCTGGAAGGCCGCGCGCGACGAGCAGGCGCAGCTGCAGCGGGTGGCCGAAGTATTAGGCGACGAGTTCCCGGCGCAGAGCCTGCGCATCGACCACGCCGCGGCCGGGCTGCACCTGTCCGGCTGGGTCGGTTTGCCCACTGCCTCGCGGGCGCAGGCCGACGCGCAGTATTTCTACGTCAACGGACGATTGGTACGCGACCGCATCGTCGCCCACGCGGTGCGCCAGGCGTATGCCGATGTGCTGTTCCACGGCCGCCACGCCGCGTTCGTGCTGTACCTGGAACTCGACCCGGCCGGCGTCGACGTGAACGTGCATCCGGCCAAGCACGAGGTGCGTTTCCGCGAGCAGCGACTGGTGCACGACTTCCTGTTTCGCACCCTGCACGAGGCACTGGCACAGACGCGCGCGGGACTGGGCACGCTGCCGGCGACGGAGCCGGCGCCGATGACCAGCTACACCTATGCGAGCTCCGCTCCATCCGGTGGCGCGGCGTGGCCCAGCCCGTCCAGCCAGAGCCGGCTGAGCCTGGGCACGCGCGAGGCGCCGCTGGCCGATTACGCGGCCTTGCTCGGTGCTGCGCCATCCATCGCCAGTGCGCCCGCGCCGTTGCCGGAAACGGCAGAGGGCGAGGCACCACCGCTCGGTTTCGCGATCGCCCAGCTGAAGAGCATCTTCGTGCTGGCCGAGAATGCGTACGGCCTGGTGCTGGTCGACATGCACGCGGCGCACGAGCGGATCACTTACGAGAAGCTGAAGTCCGGCCGCGTTACCAGCAACCTGCGCTCGCAGGTGCTGCTGGTGCCGCTTTCCATCGCAGTCAGCGCGAAGGAAGCCGCCGCCGCCGAGGAGCACGCCGAGGCGTTGGCCGAATGGGGCCTGGAGCTGTCGCGCAGCGGCCCGGCGACGATCGTGGTGCGGCGTATTCCCGCGCTGCTGGAAGGCGCCGACGTGGGCCAGCTCAGCCGCGACGTGTTGTCCGAACTGGCCCAGCACGGCAGTTCGCGCCGACTGCAGGAGCTGGAGAACGAACTGCTCTCCACAATGGCCTGCCACGGTTCGGTGCGTGCGGGCCGGCGCCTGACGATCCCGGAGATGAATGCGTTGCTGCGCGAGATGGAGGCGACCGAACGCTCCGGACAATGCAATCATGGGCGTCCGACCTGGGTCCAGCTGAGCGTGGCCGAGCTCGACAAGTTGTTCATGCGCGGCCGTTGA
- a CDS encoding DUF1684 domain-containing protein, translating to MIRASLFVAAILGVATVQAADVDSYKHSIEQWRAGRVERLTAPDGWLSLIGLEWLKEGTNRVGSAADNDIVLGTGPAHLGVVTLARDGSMRIVLDKDSGATIDGKAVAEAPLLDDAHVAGDAAPTRVAFGSASFYVIDRDGRKGLRVKDTEAPSRKHFAGIDAFPIDPSWRIEATWVPAQPGETLEMGTAIGTIDKYPVPGKLEFSRDGKHFEILPVIEVPGDAQYFIVFADRTSGKETYGAARFLYIDPPKDGKVVLDFNKAYNPPCAFTPFATCPLAPPENRLDLRVTAGEKNYRGSHH from the coding sequence ATGATACGTGCCAGCCTGTTTGTTGCCGCCATCCTGGGAGTCGCTACTGTGCAAGCCGCCGACGTCGATAGTTACAAGCACAGCATCGAGCAGTGGCGGGCTGGTCGGGTCGAACGGCTGACCGCGCCGGACGGCTGGCTGAGCCTGATCGGGCTGGAGTGGCTGAAGGAAGGGACAAACCGCGTCGGCAGTGCCGCCGACAACGACATCGTGCTGGGTACCGGGCCGGCGCATCTGGGTGTGGTCACGCTGGCGCGCGATGGCAGCATGCGCATCGTGCTGGACAAGGACAGCGGCGCGACGATCGACGGCAAGGCCGTGGCCGAAGCGCCGCTGCTGGACGACGCCCACGTTGCCGGCGACGCCGCGCCCACGCGGGTAGCGTTCGGCAGCGCGAGCTTCTACGTGATCGACCGCGACGGCCGCAAGGGGCTGCGGGTCAAGGACACTGAAGCGCCCTCGCGCAAGCACTTCGCCGGCATCGATGCGTTTCCGATCGACCCGTCGTGGCGGATCGAGGCGACCTGGGTACCGGCGCAGCCGGGCGAGACGCTGGAGATGGGCACCGCGATCGGCACCATCGACAAGTACCCGGTGCCGGGCAAGCTGGAGTTCAGCCGCGACGGCAAGCACTTCGAGATCCTGCCGGTGATCGAGGTGCCTGGCGACGCGCAATACTTCATTGTGTTCGCCGACCGCACCAGCGGCAAGGAAACCTACGGGGCCGCACGTTTCCTGTACATCGACCCGCCGAAAGACGGCAAGGTCGTGCTGGACTTCAACAAGGCGTACAACCCGCCGTGCGCGTTCACGCCGT